The Marivirga salinae DNA window ACAATCCAGGTTTTTTCAATTTTCTAACCGAAGTAATTCCTTCCACTAATTGACGAAGAAAAGCCGTTAACTTATTGAAGTACTTGTTTTTCCTTAAAAAAGCCTGATTTCTTTTTAAAAGAAAGAAAATCACAATACCGCCTATTAAAAAAGTGACCCCTACTATCATTAATGTGAGAAAGTTTTCTTCCAAGCCTGTAGCTTTATCTAAAAAGAGATTTAAAAAGAAATCCTTCAATCTACGAAATTCGATTATAAGTGTAAATGCAACTATTAATAGTAAGCAAATCATGTCGAAGATTCGCTCAGTCACCACACTCCCGAAACCTCTACTAACAGAAACATTATCCGTATTCTTCAAAATCCCACATCTAGATACTTCTCCCATCCTAGGGACTACGAAATTCGCAAGATATCCCACCATAACAGCTAAAAAAGTTCTGGAGGTTTTGAGATGGTAACCCATTGGTTCTAATAACATATTCCAGCGCCAAGCCCTCAAAAGATGGCTAAACATTGCTAAAGCGATAGAAAGATATATCCAAATCAGATTCGCATTTCTGAATCTTTCCATCATCTCATTAAAATCTACATCTTTATAGAGATACCAAAATAGTAAGGCTGCTATTGCTAATGAAAGCGTATATTTAAGAAATGATTGAAGTCCTTTTCTCAATGATTAGGGAAGTTTATTATTTGCATCTGGGAAAATTAAAGAAGGCTTAAATGATTTTGCTTCTTCAAAATCCATATGTGCATATCCAATGATGATGATGATATCACCAACCTGCACTTTTCTTGCAGCTGGCCCATTTAAGCACACCATTCCAGAGCCTCGCTCTCCTTTTATGACATAAGTCTCCAATCGCTCACCATTGTTGATGTTCACAATCTGGACTTTTTCATTTTCTATAAGGTTAGAGGCTTCCATCAAATCTTCATCGATGGTGATGCTTCCAACATAGTGTAATTCTGCTTGAGTAACCTTTACTCTGTGAATTTTTGATTTACAAACTTCAATTAACATACTATACTCTTCAAATTGGGGTGCAAAGTTATGAAATTAAATAGAGCCTATTAGGCAATTACCTGATATAAATTTATATCTGTTTGATATCCAGTACCAAATAATAAATCCTTAATTATTAGACTCCACTTAAATACATGTTATCTATTAATCTCACATTTCCCATAAACCCTGCAATGCACAGAACGGTATCTGGCGCCAAGTAGTTCTCTGTTTTGGTTAGTAAATCTTTATCGCTTACAATTTCAAAATATTCTAATTCTGCTTTATGGTTAGCAAAGAGTGATTCTACTTTGCTTTTTGCTGCTTCAGAAGATTGTTTCTCCATTAATATTGATTTCGCTTCTGTTAAAGCAATAGAAAATATTTTTGCCTTTTCCCTATCTTCTTTACTTAAGCGTTCATTTCTTGAAGACATCGCCAAACCATGAGGTTCTCTTTTAATAGGCACAGTAATAATTTCTAAATTAAAAAATAATTCCTCCACCAGTTTCTTGATGATAGTCAATTGTTGTAAATCTTTTTGACCGAAAAAACCATAGTCTGGAAGTACGATATTAAAAAACTTAGAGACAATTAAAGCTACTCCGCTAAAATGTCCTGGGCGGAATTTCCCTTCCATTACCTTATCCAAATCTCCAAACTCAAATTTTATTGTATTTCTTCCTGCATACATCACTTCATCGGAAGGTAAGAAAAGAACATCACAACCATTTTCCGCTAATAAACCTTTGTCAGCTTCTATGTTTCGAGGATACTGTTTTAGGTCATCCTGATTATTGAATTGGGTAGGGTTCACATAAATACTACAGACCACGATATCTACTTTTTCTTTTGCAGTAGCTACTAAACTCAAATGCCCATCATGCAAAGCCCCCATAGTAGGAACGAAGCCTATTTTTTTACCTTCTGATTTAAATTTTGAGATAAGGGCTTGTATTTCAGCAATTGAGCCTGTTGATATCATAAAAAAAGCGCTAAATTATAAAGTTTCGGAACAAATCTAGCTGTTTAATCAAAAAAATAATGGAAAGT harbors:
- a CDS encoding lysylphosphatidylglycerol synthase transmembrane domain-containing protein, with the protein product MRKGLQSFLKYTLSLAIAALLFWYLYKDVDFNEMMERFRNANLIWIYLSIALAMFSHLLRAWRWNMLLEPMGYHLKTSRTFLAVMVGYLANFVVPRMGEVSRCGILKNTDNVSVSRGFGSVVTERIFDMICLLLIVAFTLIIEFRRLKDFFLNLFLDKATGLEENFLTLMIVGVTFLIGGIVIFFLLKRNQAFLRKNKYFNKLTAFLRQLVEGITSVRKLKKPGLFWITTIGIWVCYYFMTYVMFFSMEPTSNLGFSAGFILLVLGGIGMAAPVQGGIGAFHYLVGAGLLLYGVAEKEGIIFAFILHTTNSIAIIVVGSISLFISMIIPKRNSNQAYANS
- the panD gene encoding aspartate 1-decarboxylase; this translates as MLIEVCKSKIHRVKVTQAELHYVGSITIDEDLMEASNLIENEKVQIVNINNGERLETYVIKGERGSGMVCLNGPAARKVQVGDIIIIIGYAHMDFEEAKSFKPSLIFPDANNKLP
- the panC gene encoding pantoate--beta-alanine ligase, with amino-acid sequence MISTGSIAEIQALISKFKSEGKKIGFVPTMGALHDGHLSLVATAKEKVDIVVCSIYVNPTQFNNQDDLKQYPRNIEADKGLLAENGCDVLFLPSDEVMYAGRNTIKFEFGDLDKVMEGKFRPGHFSGVALIVSKFFNIVLPDYGFFGQKDLQQLTIIKKLVEELFFNLEIITVPIKREPHGLAMSSRNERLSKEDREKAKIFSIALTEAKSILMEKQSSEAAKSKVESLFANHKAELEYFEIVSDKDLLTKTENYLAPDTVLCIAGFMGNVRLIDNMYLSGV